Proteins from a genomic interval of Lolium perenne isolate Kyuss_39 chromosome 1, Kyuss_2.0, whole genome shotgun sequence:
- the LOC127310718 gene encoding uncharacterized protein has translation MAAARGQKTLATLVKSLRSGPISNSSAPRLRHLPSLRRTFSLYDQINLIDSVPEDQLRFQSYDDTGFNINNVKYEGSLLIVENKIMTWTPKTFADITAESLSIFKVVHPIPEILILGCGKYVQPVSPELRKFIRSTGMKLEAIDSRNAASTYNILNEEGRPVAAAVLPFGVDS, from the exons atggcggcggcgcgggggcaaAAGACGCTGGCGACGCTGGTGAAGTCGCTGCGGAGCGGGCCTATCTCCAACTCCAGCGCCCCCAGGCTCAGGCACCTCCCGTCTCTCAG GAGGACCTTCTCGCTCTACGACCAGATCAACCTCATCGACAGCGTCCCCGAAGACCAGCTCCGCTTCCAATC TTACGATGACACTGGATTCAATATCAACAATGTAAAATATGAAGGGAGCTTACTGATAGTTGAAAACAAGATAATGACCTGGACACCCAAAACATTTGCAGATATAACTGCTGAAAG TCTATCGATCTTCAAAGTTGTGCACCCAATCCCAG AGATTCTGATTCTTGGTTGCGGGAAATACGTCCAGCCAGTCAGCCCTGAGCTGCGCAAGTTCATTCGGTCAACCGGGATGAAACTGGAAGCCATTGATTCG AGGAATGCGGCTTCGACGTACAACATTCTGAACGAAGAGGGGAGGCCAGTCGCGGCTGCAGTTCTCCCGTTCGGGGTCGACTCTTGA
- the LOC127310728 gene encoding tobamovirus multiplication protein 2B, with protein MAAATGGGGGAKAAVAEQIGQAVQSTSNLLQLMEQSSPAQVHLAKLPKNLLAKTSLTKNTEHVLQQLPNVISSLDAFMDSSLQSASQIKTVTQLLSNMENTQLKSILPASRLQKDQNNTEPGELRVD; from the exons ATGGCTGCGGcgacgggcggcggcggaggagcgaAGGCGGCCGTGGCGGAGCAGATAGGGCAGGCGGTGCAGTCCACCTCCAACCTCCTCCAGCTCATGGAGCAGTCTTCCCCTGCCCAG GTCCACTTGGCAAAACTCCCGAAGAATCTCTTGGCAAAAACATCTCTTACAAAGAACACAGAGCAC GTGCTACAACAACTACCTAATGTAATTTCTTCCTTGGATGCTTTTATGGACAGTAGTTTGCAAAG TGCTTCTCAAATTAAGACCGTCACGCAATTGTTATCAAACATGGAGAACACCCAACTCAAATCTATTTTGCCTGCCTCTCGGTTACAGAAAGATCAGAATAATACTGAGCCTGGAGAACTTAGGGTTGACTGA